The following proteins come from a genomic window of Carassius auratus strain Wakin chromosome 18, ASM336829v1, whole genome shotgun sequence:
- the LOC113118748 gene encoding tyrosine-protein kinase BAZ1B-like, producing MAPLLGRKPYPLVKPLSEPPGPAEEVFIIEHTKEAFRNKEEYEARLRRYAERVWTCKSTGSSQLTHKEAWEEEQEVTELLQEEYPVWFEKPVLEIVHHNTGSLDKLVDLVWVEILTKYAVDEECDFLVGKDKTLHVKVVKIHPLENPPEENVEKKLEGACDSPSSDKENASQENLKEPQSKEEDSRRESLSDRARRSPRKLPTSMKEEKKKWVMPKFLPHKYDVKLLNEDKVISDVPADSLFRTERPPNKEIMRYFIRHYALRLGTGESTPWVVEDELVKKYNLPSKFSDFLLDPHKFLAENPSAKRKSMSSPEGKPNKKLKTAETEKDSEGVQVKGEKKKSKKDSQNIPLSPTLWGHMQVKKVNGSPLKMKNSGTSKKSDGENILSTPKSNKKQGDKKSTDPKKSRKSGVTKAPNDHKLSKKEDKSPGSTKKPKMKQMTLLDLAKSPPAAASPKKRSRSSSTGSTKLGKPLPPMALHLLRFYKENKGKEDKKTTLSSLVAKAAKTLSTEDRGRLPEELKDLVQKRWELFEQKRRWALMTEEEKRQDIKQKLREKAKERREKELQVRREMSRRYEDQELEGKSLPTFRLFDMPEGIPNTLFGDIAMVAEFLHCYSGLLMPDDQYPITSIALMEALAGEKAGFLYLNRVLVVLLQTLLQDELAEGYSELDMPLSEIPLNMHSVSELVRLCLRPTDAHEEESARGSDDWQPGAGYDDVVSSEFLEKLETSEVFELNSQEKVSLLVALCHRILMTYSVEDHVEATQQRSAELWRERLAALKEVKERKKAEKQKRKEQIEEKTDASGEALMRADRGKDSNVKKETPKVESEPEDMISTVKSRRLMAIQAKKEKEEQERLNKERMEKEAEEERIRRQKAGAEKAFQDAVTKAKLVLRRTPLGTDRHHNRYWLFSDVVPGLYIEKGWVHESIDYTFTLPPEEEPVSTEEDKEDKMEDGEKEDEGSIVSTSNENGQQGAPVPETCFETTVPKQGQNLWFMCDSQEDLDELIESLHPQGVRESELKLRLQVNYQEILHSIHLMKKGNPGLKSCDGYQELLMFSRSDIIEVASRLQKGGLGYMEDTSEFEERVRDLEKLQDFGECVITLQESVIKKFLQGFMAPKQKKKKKTGGEESTTAEEVDDQKKLAEEARVATAVEKWKTAVREAQTFSRMHVLLGMLDACIKWDMSAENSRCKVCRRKGEDDKLILCDECNKAFHLFCLRPALYRIPEGEWLCPACQPITARRSSRGRNYKEDTEEEEDSEEEYSEDSEEEESEEEYRHTGHSLRSRKKVKSSLKPRVQSKPPQKKHSPPSVKPALRPASKPDPRPALRSASRPDPRPALRSASRPDPRPALRSASKPDPKPAVRSASRPDLRPAPRPVSNPDPKPDPKPAPKLDPRPVSKPDPKPDPRPASKPDPKPDPRPASKPDPKPAPKPDPQPAPKPDRRQLPKFRPELVRQSSNPLLKKQAIEVGKCEDILQKLIKYQHSWPFREPVSAEEAKDYRDIIRCPMDFTTMQDKFKSSQYHCASDFLEDLKLIFSNAEEYHQPESDVLTCMARTEQSFIELLQESLPGIGYLRRRSSKRLATHSEEDGDDEEETGKKIQNGKQERASSSQKEDDEEDSGQKKTKQSGGQQKQDDSESEEDDDDEEESLRRKSKRTNRKDYREQDSDSERDSRRTGLRRTARGVTDDQETSSDEDSDVQRHSKRPKRS from the exons ATGGCACCGTTACTAGGCCGGAAGCCGTACCCGTTGGTTAAGCCGCTGTCGGAGCCGCCGGGCCCAGCAGAGGAGGTGTTCATCATCGAGCACACCAAAGAGGCCTTCAGGAACAAAGA AGAGTATGAAGCTCGACTGCGCAGGTATGCAGAGCGGGTATGGACGTGTAAAAGCACCGGTAGCAGCCAGCTCACACATAAGGAGGCTTGGGAAGAAGAACAGGAGGTCACAGAGCT GCTTCAGGAGGAGTACCCGGTGTGGTTCGAGAAGCCGGTCCTGGAGATTGTGCATCACAACACAGGATCACTGGATAAACTAGTGGATCTGGTCTGGGTGGAGATTCTCACCAAGTATGCTGTGGATGAGGAGTGTGACTTCTTG gTTGGCAAGGATAAGACGTTGCATGTGAAAGTGGTAAAGATTCATCCGCTGGAGAATCCTCCAGAAGAGAATGTGGAGAAAAAGCTGGAAGGAGCTTGTGATTCTCCATCCAGTGATAAAGAAAACGCTAGTCAGGAGAACCTGAAGGAGCCACAGTCCAAAGAGGAGGACAGCAGGAGAGAGAGTCTCT ctGATAGGGCCCGCCGCTCGCCCAGAAAACTCCCAACCAGTAtgaaagaagagaagaagaaatggGTCATGCCCAAATTTCTCCCCCACAAGTATGATGTCAAACTTCTCAATGAGGACAAAGTTATCAGTGACGTCCCTGCAGACAGCCTGTTCAGAACTGAGCGGCCTCCAAACAAAGAAATAATGCGCTACTTCATCAGACACTACGCTCTGAGGCTGGGCACGGGAGAGAGCACCCCCTGGGTGGTGGAGGATGAGTTGGTGAAAAAGTACAACCTGCCAAGCAAATTCAGCGACTTTTTACTGGACCCTCACAAG TTTTTGGCAGAAAATCCATCAGCTAAGAGGAAAAGCATGAGCTCACCGGAAGGTAAGCCCAATAAGAAGCTGAAGACTGCGGAGACAGAAAAAGACAGTGAGGGAGTCCAAGTTAAAGGGGaaaagaagaaaagtaaaaaagatTCCCAGAACATACCTCTCAGCCCAACCCTCTGGGGTCATATGCAG GTGAAGAAAGTTAATGGATCTcccttaaaaatgaaaaactcaGGTACATCTAAGAAATCTGATGGGGAAAACATCCTCAGCAccccaaaatcaaataaaaagcagGGAGACAAAAAATCCACTGACCCCAAAAAGAGCCGCAAGAGTGGGGTCACCAAGGCTCCCAATGACCACAAGCTCTCCAAAAAGGAAGACAAAAGCCCTGGAAGCACCAAGAAACCCAAAATGAAGCAGATGACCCTTTTGGATCTTGCCAAAAGCCCACCTGCTGCAGCTAGCCCAAAAAAGCGAAGCAGAAGTTCAAGTACTGGCTCTACTAAGTTGGGCAAACCTTTGCCACCTATGGCTTTACATCTACTACGGTTTTACAAGGAGAATAAAGGCAAAGAAGACAAGAAAACCACTCTGTCCTCACTTGTGGCTAAGGCGGCAAAAACACTGTCCACAGAGGATCGTGGTCGGCTTCCTGAGGAGCTGAAAGATCTAGTTCAAAAACGCTGGGAACTGTTTGAGCAGAAACGCAGATGGGCCCTTATGACCGAGGAGGAGAAACGCCAGGATATCAAGCAGAAGCTGCGTGAGAAAGCCAAAGAGCGGAGAGAGAAAGAGCTGCAGGTGAGACGGGAGATGTCCCGCCGTTACGAAGACCAGGAGCTCGAAGGCAAGAGCTTGCCGACGTTCCGTCTGTTCGACATGCCCGAGGGGATTCCCAACACCCTCTTTGGTGACATAGCCATGGTAGCTGAGTTCCTTCACTGCTACTCTGGCCTCCTGATGCCTGATGACCAGTATCCCATCACCTCCATCGCTCTGATGGAGGCTTTAGCTGGAGAGAAGGCAGGCTTCCTCTACTTAAACCGTGTGCTGGTGGTGCTGCTGCAAACACTTCTGCAAGATGAGCTGGCCGAAGGTTACAGTGAACTGGACATGCCATTATCTGAGATTCCTCTGAACATGCACTCCGTATCCGAGCTGGTGCGCTTGTGTTTGCGGCCAACGGATGCCCATGAAGAAGAGAGCGCACGTGGCTCAGATGACTGGCAGCCTGGTGCTGGCTACGATGATGTGGTGAGCAGTGAGTTCTTGGAAAAGCTGGAGACGTCGGAAGTGTTTGAACTGAACTCTCAGGAGAAGGTCAGCCTGCTGGTGGCGCTGTGTCATCGTATCCTCATGACCTATTCAGTGGAAGATCACGTGGAAGCCACTCAGCAGCGATCGGCCGAGCTGTGGAGGGAGCGGCTTGCTGCGCTTAAAGAAGTCAAAGAACGTAAAAAGGCAGAGAAGCAAAAACGCAAAGAACAGATCGAGGAAAAAACTGATGCTAGCGGAGAGGCATTAATGAGGGCAGATAGGGGGAAAGATTCAAATGTGAAAAAAGAGACACCCAAAGTGGAATCAGAGCCAGAGGACATGATCAGCACAGTGAAAAGCAGACGTCTGATGGCCATTCAGGccaagaaagaaaaggaagagcaGGAACGGCTAAACAAAG AGCGTATGGAGAAGGAAGCAGAGGAGGAGCGAATCAGGAGGCAGAAAGCCGGAGCAGAGAAAGCCTTCCAGGATGCCGTCACTAAAGCGAAGCTGGTGTTGAGGAGAACACCACTGGGTACCGACCGCCATCACAACCGCTACTGGCTGTTCTCTGATGTGGTTCCTGGCCTGTATATTGAGAAGGGATGGGTTCATGAGAGTATAGACTACACATTCACTCTTCCTCCTGAAGAGGAGCCCGTGTCGACAGAGGAAGACAAAGAGGACAAGATGGAAG atggagagaaagaggatgaaggCAGCATAGTCAGCACTTCTAATGAAAATGGCCAGCAGGGGGCACCGGTGCCTGAGACCTGTTTTGAGACCACTGTGCCCAAACAAGGCCAAAACCTCTG GTTTATGTGTGATTCGCAAGAAGACCTCGATGAGCTAATAGAAAGTCTTCACCCTCAGGGAGTAAGAGAGAGTGAACTCAAACTCAGGCTCCAGGTTAA TTACCAGGAAATCTTGCATTCCATCCATCTGATGAAAAAGGGTAACCCAGGCCTGAAGAGCTGTGACGGATACCAGGAGCTGCTTATGTTCTCACGCAGTGACATTATCGAGGTAGCATCTCGTCTACAGAAAGGAGGCCTTGGATACATGGAGGACACATCTGAATTTGAAGAAAGG GTGCGTGACTTGGAGAAGCTGCAGGATTTTGGGGAGTGTGTGATCACTCTGCAAGAGAGCGTGATCAAGAAGTTTCTGCAGGGCTTCATGGCACccaaacagaagaagaaaaagaagaccgGTGGAGAGGAGAGCACGACGGCGGAGGAAGTGGATGATCAGAAGAAACTGGCTGAAGAGGCCAGG GTAGCAACCGCGGTGGAGAAGTGGAAAACTGCAGTCCGTGAAGCTCAGACTTTCTCTCGTATGCACGTTCTGCTCGGCATGCTGGATGCCTGCATCAAGTGGGATATGTCTGCAGAGAACTCTCGCTGTAAAGTGTGCCGCAGGAAAG GAGAGGATGATAAGCTGATTCTCTGTGATGAGTGTAATAAAGCCTTCCATCTGTTCTGTCTGCGGCCGGCACTGTACCGTATACCGGAGGGTGAGTGGCTGTGCCCAGCCTGTCAGCCAATTACCGCCCGACGCAGCTCCAGGGGCAG aAACTATAAGGAGGacactgaggaagaggaggactcAGAGGAGGAATACTCTGAAGACTCTGAAGAGGAAGAATCAGAAGAAGAATACAGACACACGGGCCACAGCT TGAGATCGAGGAAGAAGGTGAAGTCGTCATTGAAGCCCAGAGTGCAGAGTAAACCACCACAGAAAAAGCATTCCCCTCCTAGTGTCAAACCAGCTCTCAGACCGGCTTCCAAGCCTGATCCAAGACCTGCACTCAGATCTGCTTCCAGACCGGATCCAAGACCTGCACTCAGATCTGCTTCCAGACCGGATCCAAGACCTGCACTCAGATCTGCTTCTAAACCAGATCCAAAGCCTGCTGTCAGATCTGCTTCCAGACCAGATCTTAGACCTGCTCCCAGACCTGTTTCCAACCCAGATCCTAAACCGGATCCCAAACCTGCTCCTAAACTAGATCCCAGACCTGTTTCTAAACCGGATCCCAAACCGGATCCCAGACCTGCTTCTAAACCGGATCCCAAACCGGATCCCAGACCTGCTTCTAAACCGGATCCCAAACCTGCTCCTAAACCAGATCCCCAACCTGCTCCTAAACCGGATCGCAGACAATTGCCTAAATTTCGACCTGAGCTG GTGCGACAGAGCTCCAATCCTCTGTTGAAGAAACAAGCTATTGAAGTAGGGAAATGTGAGGACATTCTTCAGAAGCTGATAAAATACCAACACAGCTGGCCCTTCAG GGAACCTGTATCTGCTGAAGAAGCCAAGGATTATCGGGACATCATCCGCTGCCCGATGGACTTCACCACAATGCAGGACAAGTTCAAATCCTCCCAGTACCACTGCGCAAGCGATTTTCTCGAGGACTTGAAGCTCATCTTCTCAAATGCGGAGGAGTACCACCAGCCCGAAAGTGACGTCCTGACCTGCATGGCACGCACAGAGCAGTCATTCATCGAGCTCCTGCAGGAGAGCCTCCCTGGGATTGGCTACCTGCGACGGCGAAGTAGCAAGCGCCTGGCCACTCACTCCGAAGAGGATGGGGACGACGAGGAGGAGACGGGGAAGAAGATACAAAACGGGAAGCAAGAGAGGGCCTCATCCAGCCAGAAGGAAGATGATGAGGAAGACTCTGGACAGAAGAAGACCAAACAGAGCGGTGGACAACAGAAACAAGATGACAGCGAAagtgaggaggatgatgatgatgaggaagagTCTTTGAGAAGGAAGAGCAAGCGGACAAATCGTAAAGATTATCGGGAGCAGGACAGTGACAGTGAGAGGGACAGCAGGAGAACTGGATTGAGACGGACTGCACGAGGTGTGACGGATGACCAGGAGACCAGCAGTGACGAGGACTCGGACGTCCAGCGACATTCCAAGAGGCCCAAACGCTCATGA